In one Oryza glaberrima chromosome 2, OglaRS2, whole genome shotgun sequence genomic region, the following are encoded:
- the LOC127761019 gene encoding F-box/kelch-repeat protein OR23-like: protein MASSSSSSSSAGRRLAGNLSLRPGVASIIPGLPDDVAAVILCLLTFPDQSRLRATSRAWRLLLSAATLLPLRRSLRLPRRHLLCLFPTDPSLASPILLDPAAPTAWWSLPPIPCSPQHYGLANFAAVAVGGQIYVLGGSRFDARSYPLDNPSPSAAAYRLDLALSRHRWERLPDMRVPRGSFACAPAPSGGVIVAGGGSRHPTFPSYGSRTSGVELYDAAARAWRVTAAMPRDRAGCVGFVAHGAGDGREDEFWVMGGYHGYTTVGGVVPSDVYCRDAVALGLWSGKWREIGDMWEEWERERLGPVAVISAEDGRVTEVFMLDGHDIFRYNFSSNSWSKEATLRRKIPNTQSCGFIAMNGELYVLTSAKLPVETSSPWKQSKKRLALEFQVYNPAAKMWRVLTTHPPVNVPIDFRTAALCTVEL from the exons atggcctcgtcgtcgtcgtcgtcgtcgtccgccggccgccgcctcgccggaaaCCTAAGCCTGAGGCCTGGCGTGGCGTCGATTATCCCTGGGCTGCCGGACGACGTGGCCGCCGTCATCCTCTGCCTGCTCACGTTCCCCGACCAGTCCCGACTCCGGGCCACCTCCCGCGCGTGGCGGCTCCTCCTCTCGGCGGCCACGCTCCTCCCGCTCCGCCGCAGCCTGCGGCTTCCGCGGCGCCACCTCCTGTGCCTCTTCCCCACCGACCCCTCCCTCGCCTCCCCGATCCTGCTCGAccccgccgcccccaccgcctgGTGGTCCCTCCCGCCGATCCCGTGCTCGCCGCAGCACTACGGCCTCGCCAACTTTGCCGCGGTCGCGGTCGGCGGCCAAATCTACGTCCTCGGCGGCTCCCGCTTCGACGCCCGTAGCTATCCCCTCGAcaacccctccccctccgccgccgcctaccggCTCGACCTCGCCCTCTCCCGCCACCGCTGGGAGCGCCTCCCCGACATGCGCGTCCCGCGAGGGAGCTTCGCCTGCGCCCCCGCGCCCAGCGGCGGAGTCATCGTGGCCGGAGGTGGCTCCAGGCACCCGACGTTCCCCTCCTACGGCAGCCGCACCAGCGGCGTCGAGTTGTACGACGCCGCAGCGCGCGCGTGGCGCGTCACCGCGGCGATGCCCAGGGACCGGGCCGGGTGCGTGGGGTTCGTCGCGCACGGGGCGGGGGATGGGAGGGAGGATGAGTTCTGGGTGATGGGCGGGTACCACGGCTACACCACGGTGGGGGGAGTGGTGCCTAGTGACGTATACTGCCGGGACGCGGTGGCGCTCGGGCTGTGGAGCGGCAAGTGGAGGGAGATTGGGGACATGTGGGAGGAATGGGAGAGAGAGCGCCTTGGGCCGGTGGCTGTCATTTCTGCTGAAGATGGAAGGGTCACAGAGGTGTTCATGCTCGATGGTCATGATATCTTCAG GTATAACTTCTCTTCGAACAGTTGGTCAAAGGAAGCTACATTGAGGAGAAAGATCCCAAATACTCAATCATGTGGTTTCATAGCAATGAATGGCGAACTTTATGTTCTTACATCTGCAAAACTCCCTGTCGAAACCTCAAGTCCATGGAAGCAGTCGAAGAAGAGGTTGGCGCTGGAGTTTCAAGTTTACAACCCTGCAGCAAAGATGTGGAGGGTGCTCACCACACATCCCCCTGTTAACGTACCAATTGATTTCAGGACTGCAGCTCTCTGTACGGTTGAGCTGTAG